The sequence gctctgcctacttgtgatctctctctctgtcaaatgaataaataaaatcttaaaaaaaaaaaaaaggatttttagtCAATTTTAGAGAGACAAGGATCAGTGATTGTGTTTCCTCATAAAAATAGTCTTGCAAAATTAATTGATAGTTTGATTTTTACTCCTCTGTGTGAAACTCTACAAGAGTGGGAAAgtctatttttgaaaattatagtaaaattttataaatccctctggtgcctgggtggttcagttggttaagtgattgccttcagcttgggtaaTAATCCCAGTGTCCTATGATCAAACTCCACATCTAGTTccttattcagcagggagtctcctttcCCCTaaccctctgccctctcccagcttgtgctgtcttattaaaaaaaaaaaaaataaaagaaaatctttaaaaagttatgaaTCAATTTTAGACTGATACttcttttaaaggattatttttagTTAGTTTTAATTTTACTAGTAACAGACTAGTTATCTTTTGTAATTCTGGAGTTAGTTTTGATAAACTAGTTTGTAGAAACATCTTGTTCCGTTTATGCTTTCAAAGTCATTGGCATTTAGTTGTtgatactattttatatttttcctctcccttttcatcATTAGTTATATTACCATTAATTAATAGtacatgtttatcttttttcttttatattaaaccATATGGCTGAAACTTTAACTATTTTGAAaggtttttcttaaagatctcATGTGAAAATTTGTTGCCttccttctgtattttgtttctttttaatttttactttaatttgtcttttttttagtattaattttttaacatatacttttatatattacttttttaacatataatgcattacttgtttcaggggtataggtctgtgattcatcagtcttacacaattcacagcactctccatacaAATACTCTCCCAGGgttcatcacccagccatcccatttctcccattcccctcccctccagcaactctcagtttgtttcctgaaattaagagtcttttatggtttgtctccctctctggtttcctcttgattcagttttctctccctccccctatgatcctctgtcttctttctcaaattcctcatatcagtgagatcatatgataaatgtctttctctgattggcttgtttaacttagcataatatcctctagttccatccatgttactgcaaatggaaagtttttttgatggctgcataatattccagtgtgtgtgtgtgtgtgtgtgtgtatagtatcttctttatccattcatctgttgatggacatctagggtctttccatagtttagctattgtggacatggcagctataaacatttgagtgcatgtgccccttcggatcactacatttgtatctttagggtaaatactcagtagtgtcaTATTACTTTTTGATGTGCTTCTAAAGATAGATGTCTTCTATTTATATCTGATATCTTCTAAAGATAGAatccttttcagattttctttttttctagtgaaAATATTAAggttatcattttctttaaaagtaccATTTTCCCTGTATCCTATAAACTCTGACAGGCAATATGTTCCTTATATTTCAagtatatttcaatataaatttcCAGTATGATTTCTGAATGAATTAACTATGTTTTgtagtataattttaatttttaataatgtatctgtgtgtgtatttatattcatatctACCTAGATCTAGATGGGGATCTACTTATAACTTTTATTGTGCTCAGAGTTCTGTATAatgtcacctttttaaaaatatggtgaggctttttaaaataattttatagctaATTTTATGTATACTCCTTCTatgcatacaaaaatatatattccttgtTAGATGTATGCTTTTATACGTAcctccataaaattttatttctgttgttcagattttttttttaagattttatttatttgacagagagatcacaagtagagagagagagagaggaggaagaagactccccacccagcagacagcccgatgcaggactcaatcccaggaccccgagatcatgacccgagcctaaggcagaggctcaacccactgagccacctaggaagcCCTATTGTTCATATCTTTTATACCCTCTGAACTTAATGTCTTCTTTAGTCATCCATCATTGAAAAAGGAACATTGAAATCGCCCACTGTGAAGGtggattcatatttttcttcatgtggattTATCTAAATTTGCTTTATGCATTTAGAGACTAGACTGCTAAGTGTATGCCTGAGGCAGGGTCATGCATCAAGAAGACAGTCAAATGTCATTCTTTACAGATCGTATTGTAAGAGGATTGTTAAGATGTGGAGAGTTGTAGGAAAATCACAAAGAACGTGTAATATCCTGGAAATAGGAAAGTTGACCTCATGTATTAGCCACACACACTTAAGATACAtacaacagggatgcctgggtggctcagtaggttaaaccctctgccttcagctcaggtcatgattccagggtcctgggatcaagtcccacatgaggcttcccgctctctgcctctctgcctacttgtgatctgtcaaataagaagtaaaatcttaaaaaaaaaaaaaagatacatacaacaaagtattttctgatttggcagaatttttataaatcttCTTTCTTATCTaactaatataattaataatgaatagtctttcattttcaaaataacatttaaatatttttttttcttaaagattttatttatttatttgacagagagaaatcacaagtagatggagaggcaggcagagagagagagagagagagggaagcaggctccctgctgagcagagagcccgatgtgggactcgatcccaggaccccgagatcatgacctgagccgaaggcagtggcttaacccactgagccacccaggcgcccaacatttaaatatttttaaaatcattatcagTAAAACTGAGTAACATGTGTAATCATTCCCATTATAAAATCTACAATACTTCTAGAGAATCAAAcacaataaaacagaagaaagcagcttaatttaagaaatcaagaataattaatattaatataatattcatGTCAATCTACTCTTGGTAAACGTAATTCATTGTGTTCATACTATTAAGTTTTCAccaaatttctgtttatttccttcagatacaTATTCATTTGTGTGGAACATATAGCAAACTTAAGTAtatggagaagcagagaaacatCTCAGAATTCATACTTCTAGGACTTTCGTATGACCAGAACGTAGAAATATTTTGCTTTGTGCTCTTCTTATTCTGTTATATTGCCCTGCTGGCAGGAAACCTTCTGATCCTTGTCTCCATTCGATGCAGTTCCCTTTTTCACCAGCCCATGTACTACTTCCTCAGCCACTTATCCTCTATGGACATCTGCTATACCTCTAGCATTACACCTAAATTAATTGGTGACCTGCTAGGGGGAACAAAAACCATCTCCTATGGTAATTGCATGTTACAACTATTTACCATGCACTTCTTTGGAGGTACTGAGATCTTCATTCTTACCGCCATGGCCTTTGATCGCTATGCTGCCATCTGTAAGCCTCTCCACTATCTGCTTATCATGAACAGAACAAGGTGCCATCTCCTAGTCTTGGCTGCGTGGGCTGGTGGGGCTCTCCATTCTTTTCCTCAATTATTGATGGCAATCCAGTTGCCATTTTGTGGTCCTAATGAACTCGATCACTACTTTTGTGATATCTTCCCTCTGCTGAAAGTTGCCTGCACTGATACCTACATCACTGGGATCCTTGTGGTTGCCAATTCAGGTATGGTCGCCTTAGTTACCTTTGttgtcttgtttgtttcttatgtcattattttgtttagtttaagACATCACTCAGCTGAGGGAAGACGCAAAGCCCTCTCCACCTGTGGGTCTCATATCACTGTGGTTGTCTTATTTTTTGGGCCTTCGATCTTTGCCTACCTTCGAACTCCAGCCAGTTTCCCTGAGGACAAAGTATTTGCTCTATTTTACACCATCGTTGCTCCTATGTTCAACCCCTTAATCTATACTCtgagaaatacagagatgaaaaatgcCATGAGGAAAGTTTTGTgtcaaacattattttcaaaggaaGTACGCAATTAATTCAAGCAAACTAagcaaatttacaaaaaaaaaaagggggggtgttGATGTGACTAAAGGAGCTAAGAAATATTTCATAGTCTTTATATTCCATGGCTATCATGACTAGAATGCATGAAAGGAagtggaaatataaagaaatttaaagggATAGGTAAATGAATCCTAATACCCACATACCAGGATTAATTAAAAACTTAGTTTTATGGAGTATTAAGGAGGTGTGATTAGCATCACCTGTAGAAAAAACTGCCAAATCAAATAAAGCAACACTATTTGGTTAGTGAATCataaagacaaaacaattttaatgatAGTTCTATTAAAAATCTTGGGCTTATTTGCCAGTTCTCATAGTGATACACGTTCTTCACTAGTGATGAAGttgaaatctaaaattaaaataatgactttaaatcATCACAAATATCTTTATGATAGCACATTCATTTCTACTTCCTCTATGGGCATTCAGAAATCAGCTGTACAATGAAGAAATCCATAAAAGAGAACCTATTTTAGATCAGCTCCTGGTGATCAGTTTTCCTGAATtcgtattaaaaataatagtaatacctagttaagacagagaaagagtcaATAATTCAGGCTGCTAAAAACACAATTACTTGTTTTTCCACCATTGACcagaatataaaacatttctgatAAAACCTAAGGGACTGAATAATAAGTGTAATTGTTGACAATCCCTACCTATCTCCAGTTGGTAAGGGGAAAGTTAATGGATCCAGAACTGAAGACTTTCTCTgctatagagagagagaggggagaaagaaaaaaaaaaaaaacttagcaaaaGACAGATTAAGATATGGTcaaccaacaaaagaaaattatagtaCATTTTGCAAGCACATTTTAGCTGCATATACATGTTTATTACTGGTTATTTATAATTGTCAAACCTCAGAAGCAACCAAGACCTCCCTCCActggtgaatagataaataaattgtgatttctctggacaatggaatattattcagtgctaaaaaaaaaaggagctatcAAGCCACAAGATGATACCCGGGAAAATTAAGTgtgtattactaagtgaaagaagccaatctgaaaatgcTACCAATTATGATTGCAACTATATGAAtcctgggaaaggcaaaacaTTGGAGACATTGACAACATCAGTGCTTGTCAAAGGTTAGTTGGAGGGTAGAAAGGATAGACAGAACtcagaggatttttagagcaggAAGCATGTCTCTATGTTACTATAGTTGTGGATACATGTCCTTATGCATATCGAAACCCATAATATATACTACATCAAGTGTGAACCTAATGAAAAGAGTATTTGAGGAGATGGTAACTTGTGAGAGTAGCTTCCTTTGATGGTAAGAGATGTATCACTCTGGTGGGAGAGCTGTCTGTGTGTGGGGCAGGGGTGTTATGGGAAATCtttgtactttctgctcagttttgctgtgaacctaaagctgctttaaaaaataaagtttattaattaaaaatgtacactATGGCATGACAGATATACCAAAACTTGTAAGTGGAATGAACAAGAGACATCTGAAAAAgattttctatagaaaaaaaaaaaaagtaagaaaggcCTTTTTTGCAAGCTTgttattctatttaaataaaggttgcttaagaaaaaaatatatacatatataccttttTTGCATGAGATAGGATTTGAATAAAGGTTGTTTAAGAAACACAGCAAATGTCATTATAGAGAAGATGTTAGATAGCAGGATTTTATTAAAAGGGAGATggtaaaaacatgaaaagtgtTTTAGAATATGTAAGTAAAATGCAAGAGCTACAatcattctggaggctggaaacaAACAGGTATAAagagcaagtaaaaaaaaaaaaaatagatgaagaaggTGAAATCAACCAGAGCTGTttcaggaagggaggaagtggACAGATGGTCTCAGCAGtgatacacaaagaaataaaactgttgtCAGATTAAACCTTTTCTCCTAGGCATATTCTATTCTCTTTCATTACTTAGCTAGACCTAAGAAAGCTGTCTCTGAACGTGAAATAGAAGTTCAGATATTTAAACAACAAATTCATTTTCAAGTTCTCATTTTATAGTggttgttatttgttttcattatcctgCTTTCTCAATAGTGTGAATTTCTCTTTTAGAACATTATTAGTGctcaaaattattatttgcaCACAATATTGACCAATGgctaagaacattttcttttctttttttttttcagattttatttatttatttgacagagagagatcacaagtaggcggagaggcagacagagagagagagagaggaggaagcaggctccctgcctagcagagagcccgatacggggctcgatcccaggaccctgaaatcataacctgagccaaaggcagaggcttaacccactgagccactcaggcacccccattttctgCTACCAATCTAGACACACCTTCCAAATTAACCAGATATTATAT comes from Mustela erminea isolate mMusErm1 chromosome 9, mMusErm1.Pri, whole genome shotgun sequence and encodes:
- the LOC116599907 gene encoding olfactory receptor 4P4-like, which codes for MEKQRNISEFILLGLSYDQNVEIFCFVLFLFCYIALLAGNLLILVSIRCSSLFHQPMYYFLSHLSSMDICYTSSITPKLIGDLLGGTKTISYGNCMLQLFTMHFFGGTEIFILTAMAFDRYAAICKPLHYLLIMNRTRCHLLVLAAWAGGALHSFPQLLMAIQLPFCGPNELDHYFCDIFPLLKVACTDTYITGILVVANSGMVALVTFVVLFVSYVIILFSLRHHSAEGRRKALSTCGSHITVVVLFFGPSIFAYLRTPASFPEDKVFALFYTIVAPMFNPLIYTLRNTEMKNAMRKVLCQTLFSKEVRN